From the Pontibaca methylaminivorans genome, the window GGTGAAATCTGTGCCCATGCCTTCGAGCAGGGGCTCGTGATCGAGACCTCGGGTTCGGACGATCAGGTGGTGAAGGTGCTGGCGCCGCTCACGACCCCGGCCGAGACCTTCCGCAAGGGGCTCGACATCATGTTCGACGCCACACGCGCCGTGACCGCAAAAACCAGCATCGCCGCGGAGTGACATCATGATCGTTCGCGATTTCAATGAACTGAAACACACCGACAAGGCGGTTTCCGATGCGCGCTGGACCTCGGTGCGGATGCTTCTGGCCGACGACGGGATGGGATTTTCCTTTCACATCACCGTGATCGAGGCCCGTTCGGAACATCAGTTCCATTACAAGCATCACTTCGAAAGCGTCTATTGCGTCTCGGGCCGGGGTTCGATCACGGACCTCGGCACCGGAGAAACCCACGAGATCCGCCCGGGCGTGATGTATGCGCTGAACCTGAACGACAGGCATGTCGTGCGGGCCGAGGAAGAACTGGTCCTGGCCTGCGTGTTCAACCCGCCCGTCACCGGAACCGAAGTGCACCGAGAGGATGGATCCTACGCGCCGGCGCAAGAACTGGTCGGCTGACATATCATGACCCAATCAAATCACACCGTGGAAAAGATCGGCGGAACCTCCATGTCGCGGCTCGACGAGTTGCGCGACACCCTGTTCACCGCCGGCCGCTCGGGGGACGAACTTTACAACCGCGTCTTCGTGGTCTCGGCCTTCGGCGGCATCAGCGACCTGCTGCTTGAACACAAGAAGACCGGCAAGCCCGGCGTCTATGGCGAATTTGCCAGCGCCGACAACCACCATGGCTGGCACGAGGCACTGACCCGCGTGAGCGCGGCCATGAATGCGGCGCACAAGGCGGTGCTCGACCACCCCGCCGACGTGGCCCAGGCCGACGATTTCGTGCAGGAACGTATCGAGGGGGCGCGCAACTGCCTTGTCGATCTTCAGCGTCTCTGTTCCTACGGCCATTTCCGCCTGTCCGAACATCTGCTGCAGATCCGCGAGCTTCTGGCCGGGCTGGGCGAGGCGCATTCCGCCTTTGTCACCGCGCTCATGCTGCAACGCGCCGGCATCGACGCGCGCCATGTCGACCTGAGCGGCTGGCGTGACGACGGCGGCGTGAACCTGGACCAGCGCATCAGGGATGCGATGGATGGCATTGATGTAACGAAAGAAATGCCCATCGTCACCGGCTATGCCCAATGTGTCGAGGGCCTCATGCGCGAATATGACCGTGGCTATTCCGAGGTGACGTTTTCCCGGCTTGCGGCGCTGACCGGTGCGCGCGAGGCGATCATTCACAAGGAATTCCACCTCTCCTCGGCCGATCCGAAGCTGGTCGGCGCCGATGCCGTGCGCAAGCTCGGGCAGGCGAATTACGATGTGGCGGACCAGTTGTCCAACATGGGGATGGAGGCGATCCACCCGAGCGCCGCCAAGACCCTGCGCCAGGCCGGGGTGCCGCTGCGCGTGACCAACGCGTTCGAACCCCAGGATCCGGGCACGCTGATCGACGACCGGCCTGCGGAACGGCCGGCGGTCGAGATCGTCACAGGGCTCGACATCATCGCGCTCGAAGTGTTCGAGCAGGACATGGTGGGGGCCAAGGGCTATGACGCGGGGATTCTGGACGTGCTGACGCGCCACAAGGTGCGGATCGTGTCGAAAGTGTCGAATGCCAACACGATCACCCATTACGTGGACAGTTCGCTCAAGACCATGCGGCGGGTCGAGCGCGACATCGCCGCGCTGTTCCCCTCGGCGACGATTTCCTCGCGCACGCTGGCCATGGCCTCGGTGATCGGGCGCGATCTTTCGGGGCTCTCGGTGCTGACCCGGGGGCTCGTCGCCATCGGTGAGGCGGGACACGAGGTGCTCGGCGCCTCACAGGGGCCGCGCAACGTGGATGTGCAGTTCATCCTCGACCGCGACCAGCTCGCCCCGGTGATCAAGGCGCTGCACCGCGTCTTTGTCGAGGAAGAAGACAGTGCGGGGTTGCGCCGCGCGGCCTGAACGGTTGCGGCAGTTCCCGCGCGTCGCGCGGTGCCTTGAGATACAAGTGAAAAACGCCACCCGGATTCGGGTGGCGCTTTGCCGTGTGATAGTTCTTGCGGATCGGGTCGATCAGCCGGCACATTTGATGAAGCGCCGGCCGGGATCACCGGCCCGCGCCTGCGAGCGGATCAGGACTCCGGCAGTGCCGCGACGATGATGATCTCGACGCGGGCGCCGGGCACCGCGACGCTGACCTGGCCGCAGTTGCGGGTCGGCGCGCAGCCCTCGGGAACCCAGGCGTCCCAGACCTCGTTCACGGCATCATAGTCGCCCATGTCGTGCAGCCAGAGCGTGGCCTGCAGCAGGTGCCGCTTGTCGGTGCCGGCTTCCGCCAGCAGCGCGTCGATCCGCGCAAGGCAGCTATGAGTCTGGTCCGTGACCGTGTCGCCCTCGCCGACCTGACCGGTCAGATAAACGACGCCGTTGTGGCGCAGGACGGGGCTGGAGCGGGTTTTGGTGCGAAACCGTTCGATGGTCATGTCTCGTCTCTTTCAGTTTACCAAAGATCAACGGACGGTCTTGCCCGCCCCGCCCGAAAGGTCAAGGGCGCCCCCGATCGGCCGGCCGACGCCCCGGCCCGGCGGGTCCGTGACCGTCTCCGCGCGGAATATGCTCTGCCAGGCCTTGGAGGTCGGGTCGAGGCCGATGCGTTCCGGACTCGGGAAGCCGCGTTTCCGCAGAAGTTACGCGTGCAAAGCATAAAGTTTCCAGCTTGACCTTCTTTTTTGATTTCCATACGAACGGTCGGACTGAAATGAGGATCACCATGACGTGCAGGCGTGCAGGACGCAAGCGGAGGATCGACAGCGAAGAGCTGATGGCTGCCATCGAAAGGGTCGCCCGCCGTACCGGTATGGATGGGCTCAGCATTGATGCCGTCGCGCGCGAGGCCGGCATCAGCAAGTCCAGCGTCCTTTATGATTGTGGCAACAAATCTGCCCTGCTGGCCGAGTTCATACGATACCGGCTCGAAACCTACAGCCGGAATTGCGATGAGGCGCGGACCCGTTATCAGGGCCAATCGAACCCGTCATTCCGGGCGATGATCGAAAATCACCGTACCGCTCCGACGGATGAGGAAATGTCGGTCGCCATGTTGATCTGCGCAGGCGCTGGAAAAGATGCCAATTGCCGGGAGATCATGCGCGAAAAGATCACCGAGGACACACAGCGCGTCATCGACGAATCTGCGGATAAAAACAGGATTTTACAGGCTTTTCTTGCGTTGCACGGATTGGCCTTTCTTGAGTATTTCGGCTTTTGCCATTTCGATGAAGGCATCCGGAACCAGTTGCTTGATGATCTGATGTCCATCGCGGAAAACGATCATGGCGACCGGCCGGCTGGAGCCTGACCTCCCTTCACCTATCGCCAGCTTGAAAGAATGAAGATGCCTTCCATGAAAAGGATCTCGGGCGCGGCAGTCCTGCTGCTGACCAGTCTGTTTTTTCCCGCCGTTCCGGCCGTCGCGCAGGATATGCCTCCTGTGGCTGTCACTGTGCAGCAGATGCGCGGCCATCCGTTGCCGGTCGTCAACGAATTGCCTGGCCGCGTGGCGGCAACGCGCACCGCCGAAGTGCGACCGCGTGTCGACGGCATCGTCGTGTCGCGGGTGTTCGAGCAGGGCCGGTTCATCGAGGAGGGGGAGGTTCTCTACCGGATCGACCCGGCGGGTTTCAAGGTGCGTGTGGCCAGCGCCCAGGCCACGCTGGCGCGCGCGAAGGCTGCACAGTTGAACGCCGCTGACCGGTTGCGCCGGGTCGAGGCATTGCGCGAACGCGGGGTGAGCGCCGGAGTGGAGCTGGACAATGCCGTCACCGCGGTCGCGCAGGCTGATGCGGATGTTGCCATAGCCGAGGCCTCATTGCAGGAGGCGCAGCTGAATCTCGGCTACACCGCCGTTACCGCTCCGATCAGTGGCGTTGTCGGTCGTGCGCTGGTCACCGAGGGCGCGCTGGTCAATGCCCAGAGCGACGTGATGGCAACGATCCAGCAGCTTGACCCGGTCTATGTGGATTTCACGCAGTCCTCGTCCGAAGTCTTTGCGCTGCGACGCGCCCTCGCTGCAGGCCGCCTGAACATGATCTCGGACGACGCGGCGCAGGTTCAGCTTCTTTTCGACGACGGGAGCGAATATGCCCATGCCGGCAGGCTGCTGCTGTCCGAGGCCAGTGTGGACAGCACGACCGGCCAGATCACCTTGCGGGCCGAGTTCCCGAATCCCGATGGCGACCTGCTGCCCGGTCTTTACGTTCGCATCCGTATCGAACAGGCCCTGCGCGAAAATGCTTTGACCATCCCGCAGATGGCGGTGCAGCGCGACCAGTCGGGTCAGGCATATGTCTATGTCCTGAAACCGGAAGATGAAGACACGGTTGCCCGGCGCGATGTGATCCTCGGTCGGACCACCAACAATCTCTGGCTGGTCGAGGAAGGTCTGCAGGAAGGTGACCGCGTGGTGATCGCGGGTGCGCAGAAGCTCTATCCTGATGCCCAGGTCGCGCCCCAGATGGTCGAACAGGATGATGACGGCGACGCGGATGACGACGCGGTTGCCCCAGAGACAGCAGAGTGAGACAGGCAGATGGCACAAGTTTTCATCCATCGGCCGGTACTGGCCTGGGTCATCTCGATCTTTATCGTGATTGCGGGCCTGATTGCGCTGCCGATCATTCCTGTGGCGCAGTATCCGCAGGTCGCGCCGCCGCAGATCTCGATCTATGCCACCTATACCGGCGCCTCGCCGAATGAGATCTATCAGTCGGTTTCGCAGCCCATCGAAGAGGAACTGAACGGCGTCGAGGGGCTGGATTACTTCGAATCCACCTCGGCCGCGTCCGGT encodes:
- a CDS encoding efflux RND transporter periplasmic adaptor subunit, translated to MPPVAVTVQQMRGHPLPVVNELPGRVAATRTAEVRPRVDGIVVSRVFEQGRFIEEGEVLYRIDPAGFKVRVASAQATLARAKAAQLNAADRLRRVEALRERGVSAGVELDNAVTAVAQADADVAIAEASLQEAQLNLGYTAVTAPISGVVGRALVTEGALVNAQSDVMATIQQLDPVYVDFTQSSSEVFALRRALAAGRLNMISDDAAQVQLLFDDGSEYAHAGRLLLSEASVDSTTGQITLRAEFPNPDGDLLPGLYVRIRIEQALRENALTIPQMAVQRDQSGQAYVYVLKPEDEDTVARRDVILGRTTNNLWLVEEGLQEGDRVVIAGAQKLYPDAQVAPQMVEQDDDGDADDDAVAPETAE
- a CDS encoding ectoine synthase codes for the protein MIVRDFNELKHTDKAVSDARWTSVRMLLADDGMGFSFHITVIEARSEHQFHYKHHFESVYCVSGRGSITDLGTGETHEIRPGVMYALNLNDRHVVRAEEELVLACVFNPPVTGTEVHREDGSYAPAQELVG
- a CDS encoding TetR/AcrR family transcriptional regulator gives rise to the protein MAAIERVARRTGMDGLSIDAVAREAGISKSSVLYDCGNKSALLAEFIRYRLETYSRNCDEARTRYQGQSNPSFRAMIENHRTAPTDEEMSVAMLICAGAGKDANCREIMREKITEDTQRVIDESADKNRILQAFLALHGLAFLEYFGFCHFDEGIRNQLLDDLMSIAENDHGDRPAGA
- a CDS encoding aspartate kinase — protein: MTQSNHTVEKIGGTSMSRLDELRDTLFTAGRSGDELYNRVFVVSAFGGISDLLLEHKKTGKPGVYGEFASADNHHGWHEALTRVSAAMNAAHKAVLDHPADVAQADDFVQERIEGARNCLVDLQRLCSYGHFRLSEHLLQIRELLAGLGEAHSAFVTALMLQRAGIDARHVDLSGWRDDGGVNLDQRIRDAMDGIDVTKEMPIVTGYAQCVEGLMREYDRGYSEVTFSRLAALTGAREAIIHKEFHLSSADPKLVGADAVRKLGQANYDVADQLSNMGMEAIHPSAAKTLRQAGVPLRVTNAFEPQDPGTLIDDRPAERPAVEIVTGLDIIALEVFEQDMVGAKGYDAGILDVLTRHKVRIVSKVSNANTITHYVDSSLKTMRRVERDIAALFPSATISSRTLAMASVIGRDLSGLSVLTRGLVAIGEAGHEVLGASQGPRNVDVQFILDRDQLAPVIKALHRVFVEEEDSAGLRRAA
- a CDS encoding RidA family protein; this translates as MTIERFRTKTRSSPVLRHNGVVYLTGQVGEGDTVTDQTHSCLARIDALLAEAGTDKRHLLQATLWLHDMGDYDAVNEVWDAWVPEGCAPTRNCGQVSVAVPGARVEIIIVAALPES